One part of the Salinivirga cyanobacteriivorans genome encodes these proteins:
- a CDS encoding DUF819 family protein has product MVIHYILLAVFYLTIPFIIYFLVNRYDIFRKTGSIFLAYIIGILAGNVGMIPTDLYNFQETFSGVSVLVAIPLLLFTVKIKALMHTTGPVLKCFLGGLVAVIITVASGYLIWGHMQPDMWKTSGMLVGVYTGGTPNLASIQTALNVAPEHFVLLNTYDMLLSSIYLLFLFTLGKKWFVKWLGKSEQDKLVKAESIKTNNYKLTSYAGSIGMAVLIVVLAAGTSFLFYGEVQMLYVILIITTLSLLLSFVPKMNGNGSSTNAGMYFILVFSVAVASMADISRFQEVAPFLLRYLSWVVFGSLLLHLLWCRIFNLKGDLMMVTSVALICSPPFVPVIAGQINNKNLIVGGLTVGLIGYAIGNYLGITLAWILKII; this is encoded by the coding sequence ATGGTTATTCATTATATTTTACTTGCTGTTTTCTATCTGACTATACCATTTATCATATATTTCCTGGTCAACAGGTACGATATATTTCGTAAGACCGGTAGTATATTTTTAGCCTACATCATTGGTATTTTAGCTGGTAATGTGGGTATGATTCCAACAGACCTTTATAACTTTCAGGAAACCTTTTCAGGAGTTAGTGTTCTGGTGGCTATCCCATTGTTGCTGTTTACTGTAAAAATAAAAGCACTTATGCATACCACAGGCCCTGTATTGAAATGCTTCCTGGGTGGCCTTGTGGCCGTAATTATCACTGTGGCCAGCGGTTATTTAATATGGGGCCATATGCAGCCCGATATGTGGAAAACATCAGGTATGCTTGTGGGTGTTTATACCGGAGGTACGCCCAATTTGGCAAGCATCCAAACAGCTTTAAATGTAGCTCCTGAGCATTTTGTGTTGTTGAATACTTATGACATGCTTTTGTCGAGCATTTACCTGCTTTTTTTATTCACGCTCGGTAAAAAGTGGTTTGTGAAATGGTTGGGTAAGTCCGAACAAGATAAACTGGTAAAAGCCGAAAGTATAAAAACCAACAATTACAAATTGACATCATATGCCGGATCAATAGGCATGGCGGTATTGATTGTGGTGCTGGCTGCTGGTACTTCCTTCCTGTTCTATGGCGAAGTGCAGATGTTGTACGTTATACTGATTATTACAACTTTATCACTTTTATTGTCGTTTGTGCCCAAAATGAATGGCAATGGCAGCTCAACAAATGCCGGTATGTATTTTATACTGGTATTCAGCGTCGCAGTAGCCTCAATGGCCGATATTAGCCGTTTTCAGGAAGTAGCCCCGTTTCTTTTAAGATACCTTTCGTGGGTTGTTTTCGGGAGTTTATTGCTTCATTTGCTTTGGTGCCGTATTTTCAATTTAAAAGGCGACCTGATGATGGTCACTTCTGTAGCCCTCATCTGTTCTCCGCCCTTTGTTCCGGTAATAGCCGGCCAAATTAATAATAAAAACCTCATTGTTGGTGGACTAACTGTAGGGCTCATTGGTTATGCCATTGGCAACTATCTGGGTATTACGCTTGCATGGATATTAAAAATCATTTAA
- a CDS encoding TonB-dependent receptor — protein sequence MKTSLASFITCTFFSIICSSALLAQNYTVSGYVRDANSSEALIGANVYDSATYQGTITNNYGFYSISLPPGRHTITYSFVGYAPIRKQIDLQGNRIMNTELTSGEMLEEVVVKADARDLVESTQMSSHRIKMLEIKKMPALFGEVDIMKSIQKLPGVQSGNEGFSGVFVRGGDPSQNLILLDGVPVYNVNHLFGFFSVFNADAINDVKLIKGGFPARYGGRLSSVIDIRMKEGNMKKFQVEGAVGLLSTKLTVSGPIKKDKTSFIVSGRRSYFDLFGRAYTTFKKTDATGGFWFGDLSAKINHKFSDKDRFYLSAYLGEDKFYFLGDTDDQYSSERYDVGLKWGNITSALRWNHVFSGRLFSNTTFTYSRFRFMNELEFAFEDKMSDQYFSHRQEYLSGVEDLTIKEDIDFYPNTQHQIKMGAEYTYHKYSPGVSSRKTEATDIENFDDKKGSNIYGHEVGVFVEDNWEINDVFKTNMGLRYSHYFVSNRSYSSIEPRFSLRGKLSNSFSLKGSVANMKQYIHLLTNSSITLPTDLWVPATEKVPPQSSWQYALGANWMVDNTLNFNLEGYYKDMTNVIAYKEGAQFVPTDQNWQNKIASGRGWSYGLEFLGEKNWENTKLSLAYTLSWSYRKFDEINNGESYPFKYDRRHDINLSFTHKFSERFDVALNWIYATGNAFTIPFESYQDPGDPFHNYSYYYDEYVTEFDSRNNYRAPAYHRLDVGVNLHKEKKWGFRTWSFSVFNAYGRYNPVFMIVEDDDSGNMVLTQYTIFRFVPSISYRFRFK from the coding sequence ATGAAAACAAGCCTGGCAAGTTTTATTACTTGCACCTTCTTTAGCATTATATGCAGCTCTGCTTTATTAGCTCAAAATTATACAGTCAGCGGTTATGTCAGAGATGCAAACTCTTCTGAAGCATTAATCGGTGCCAATGTTTACGATTCAGCCACCTATCAGGGAACCATTACAAACAATTACGGGTTTTACAGTATTAGCTTGCCTCCCGGCCGCCACACCATTACATATTCATTCGTAGGTTATGCTCCCATTCGAAAGCAAATAGACCTGCAAGGTAATCGCATAATGAATACTGAACTAACTTCAGGTGAAATGCTCGAAGAAGTAGTGGTAAAAGCAGATGCACGTGATTTGGTTGAAAGCACTCAAATGAGCAGTCACCGCATTAAAATGCTGGAAATTAAAAAAATGCCCGCGCTGTTTGGTGAGGTCGATATCATGAAAAGCATACAAAAACTGCCCGGGGTGCAGTCGGGTAACGAAGGTTTCTCCGGAGTATTTGTCAGGGGCGGCGACCCGAGTCAGAATTTGATTCTGCTGGATGGCGTACCCGTATACAACGTGAACCATTTGTTTGGTTTCTTCTCGGTTTTCAATGCCGATGCCATCAATGATGTGAAGCTGATTAAAGGAGGTTTCCCTGCACGTTATGGCGGACGACTTTCATCCGTGATCGACATTCGAATGAAGGAGGGTAATATGAAGAAATTCCAGGTAGAAGGCGCTGTGGGTTTACTTTCCACAAAACTTACCGTTTCAGGCCCCATAAAAAAAGACAAAACATCATTCATTGTATCTGGTCGGCGCTCCTATTTCGATCTTTTTGGGCGGGCCTACACCACCTTTAAAAAGACCGATGCAACCGGTGGATTTTGGTTCGGTGATCTTAGTGCCAAAATCAATCACAAGTTCAGCGATAAAGATCGCTTTTACCTAAGTGCTTATTTAGGTGAAGATAAGTTTTACTTTTTGGGAGATACCGACGATCAATACAGTAGTGAGCGATACGATGTAGGCCTAAAATGGGGTAACATCACCTCTGCCCTGCGTTGGAACCATGTTTTTTCTGGAAGACTATTTAGCAATACAACTTTTACATATAGCCGTTTCAGGTTTATGAATGAGTTAGAGTTTGCTTTTGAAGATAAAATGTCGGACCAATACTTCTCTCACCGCCAGGAGTACCTTTCGGGTGTCGAAGACCTGACCATAAAAGAAGATATTGACTTCTATCCCAATACGCAACATCAAATTAAAATGGGCGCCGAATACACTTACCACAAATACAGCCCCGGGGTGAGTAGCAGAAAAACTGAAGCTACCGACATAGAAAATTTCGACGACAAAAAAGGTAGCAATATTTATGGTCACGAAGTCGGCGTTTTTGTTGAAGACAACTGGGAGATCAATGATGTTTTCAAAACCAACATGGGTTTACGATACAGTCACTATTTTGTAAGCAACAGAAGCTACAGCAGCATTGAACCACGATTTAGCCTGCGTGGCAAACTGTCCAATTCATTTTCACTGAAAGGATCAGTGGCCAATATGAAACAATACATTCATTTGCTTACCAACAGCTCTATTACACTGCCCACAGATTTGTGGGTGCCGGCAACCGAAAAGGTTCCGCCACAAAGCAGCTGGCAATATGCACTAGGGGCAAACTGGATGGTCGATAACACATTGAATTTTAATCTGGAAGGTTACTACAAAGACATGACCAACGTAATTGCTTACAAAGAAGGTGCACAGTTTGTACCTACTGATCAAAATTGGCAAAACAAAATTGCCAGTGGGCGGGGCTGGTCTTACGGCTTGGAGTTTTTGGGTGAAAAAAACTGGGAAAACACCAAACTGTCGCTGGCATATACCCTCTCGTGGAGCTACAGGAAGTTTGATGAAATAAATAACGGTGAATCCTATCCATTCAAATACGACCGAAGGCACGACATCAATCTCTCGTTCACGCACAAATTTAGTGAACGATTCGACGTTGCACTAAACTGGATCTACGCCACCGGCAATGCTTTCACTATTCCCTTCGAGTCTTACCAGGATCCGGGAGACCCTTTCCACAATTATTCATATTACTACGATGAGTATGTGACTGAGTTCGATAGCCGCAATAATTATCGCGCGCCGGCATATCACCGCCTCGACGTGGGCGTTAACCTGCATAAGGAGAAAAAATGGGGCTTTCGCACCTGGTCATTCTCTGTTTTTAATGCATATGGCAGATACAACCCCGTTTTTATGATCGTGGAAGATGATGATTCGGGAAATATGGTTCTTACACAATACACCATTTTCAGATTTGTCCCTTCAATTAGTTACCGGTTCAGATTTAAATAA
- the rluF gene encoding 23S rRNA pseudouridine(2604) synthase RluF, whose amino-acid sequence MLSVHDFITSGRFDTKNYFQLVLFQKLISLENVKQSTMEQKSVRINKLLSEMGYCSRREGDKLLEAGRIEINGMKAGLGDKASHGDEIKVDGKVIQSDYEQHIYILLNKPRGIVSTTDTKAEKNNIIDYINYPKRIFPIGRLDKLSEGLILLTSDGDIVNSILREENNHEKEYIVTVNKPITKEFIKKMGNGVPILGQVTKKCHVEKLGKFEFRIILTQGLNRQIRRMCDYFDYKVVKLKRVRIMDIKLDIPTGEWRYLTKQELQQLS is encoded by the coding sequence ATGCTTTCTGTACATGATTTTATAACTTCAGGGCGTTTTGATACCAAAAACTATTTCCAGCTTGTGCTGTTTCAAAAGTTGATAAGCCTGGAAAATGTAAAGCAATCTACAATGGAGCAAAAGAGCGTGCGTATTAATAAACTTTTGAGTGAAATGGGTTATTGTTCCCGCCGAGAAGGTGATAAGTTACTTGAAGCAGGTCGCATTGAAATAAATGGGATGAAAGCTGGTTTGGGTGACAAAGCGAGCCATGGCGATGAAATAAAGGTTGATGGAAAGGTAATTCAATCAGATTACGAGCAACATATATATATATTGCTAAATAAACCACGTGGAATTGTTTCAACTACAGATACCAAAGCAGAGAAAAACAACATTATAGATTATATCAATTACCCCAAACGAATTTTTCCCATCGGCAGGCTTGATAAGTTGAGCGAGGGGCTTATTTTATTGACAAGCGACGGCGATATTGTTAACAGTATTTTACGCGAGGAAAATAATCATGAAAAAGAGTATATCGTTACGGTAAATAAACCAATTACTAAGGAGTTTATTAAAAAAATGGGTAATGGCGTTCCCATCTTGGGGCAGGTCACCAAAAAATGCCATGTGGAGAAACTTGGTAAGTTTGAGTTTCGGATAATTCTTACGCAGGGCCTAAACCGCCAAATACGGCGAATGTGCGATTACTTTGATTATAAGGTTGTGAAACTTAAGCGGGTGCGCATTATGGATATCAAATTGGATATACCCACAGGAGAATGGAGGTATTTGACAAAGCAAGAGCTCCAACAGCTTTCCTAA
- a CDS encoding DUF4249 domain-containing protein has translation MKNILTIILLFTLFSCEKTIPIEIDNVEPRPVVNGMFENGKPLKVELSNSVLVGNEGDIGNLENIDIELFTNDTFQEQLIYESDGNYYSSNAMEAGNNYRIEFNALNKNISASSYLPDSVPIVRIDSIVPTTISVDQFGAIESALGITFTFDDLPGNHYYLIDIAIISDIQQTTTDRVWLFYYETDYMGLNTGIGNNAEFNVWEYLRFPDDEFNNSRKTYKFGIVYEEYDVDEWVEQNARFELYFYALDPDLYLYLQTRDVFWNTNEDFFAESANIHTNINGGLGIFAGATLVKKEIDLLGAIGKE, from the coding sequence ATGAAAAATATACTTACCATAATTTTACTGTTTACTCTGTTCTCATGCGAAAAAACCATTCCCATTGAAATAGATAATGTGGAACCCCGGCCAGTGGTAAATGGGATGTTCGAGAATGGAAAACCGCTGAAGGTTGAACTATCCAATTCTGTACTTGTAGGTAATGAAGGGGATATCGGTAATTTGGAAAATATCGATATTGAGCTATTTACCAATGATACATTTCAGGAGCAACTTATTTATGAAAGTGATGGAAACTATTATTCATCAAATGCAATGGAAGCAGGGAATAATTACCGTATCGAATTTAACGCCCTGAATAAGAACATTTCGGCCTCTTCATACCTGCCAGATTCAGTACCCATAGTCCGAATCGACTCTATTGTTCCAACTACCATTAGTGTTGATCAGTTTGGAGCTATAGAATCGGCACTGGGCATAACTTTCACATTTGATGATTTACCCGGAAACCATTACTATTTGATCGATATAGCAATCATAAGCGATATACAGCAAACCACCACAGACAGAGTATGGCTTTTCTATTACGAAACCGATTATATGGGGCTCAATACAGGTATTGGAAACAATGCTGAATTCAATGTATGGGAATACCTGCGCTTTCCGGATGATGAATTTAACAACTCCCGAAAAACTTATAAATTCGGTATTGTGTATGAAGAATATGATGTGGATGAATGGGTTGAACAAAATGCCCGGTTTGAGCTCTACTTTTACGCACTCGATCCGGATTTATATTTATACCTCCAAACACGTGATGTTTTTTGGAACACCAACGAAGATTTCTTCGCCGAAAGTGCCAATATACATACCAATATTAATGGAGGACTCGGCATATTTGCCGGTGCAACACTTGTAAAAAAAGAGATAGATTTGCTGGGCGCAATTGGCAAAGAATAA
- a CDS encoding aldo/keto reductase, whose protein sequence is MKKRTLGKTGFEISEESLGTWQVGGKWGSGFDHKKADTILNEAVDKGVNFIDTADVYENGESEKAVGRLVRSRSERIYVATKCGRRLNPHIDQAYQPAALRKFVEDSLTSMGLETLDLIQLHCPPNETYYRPEIFELFETLKKEGKIQNLGVSAGTVDQALKAIEYDNVSTIQIIFNMLRQRPSEHFFAEAAKRNVGIIARVPLASGLLTGKFTPSTTFDEGDHRGFSEENALDYGETFAGLGFRKGLEVVEKIKQVLPENANLPAMALKWILMFKEISCIIPGASKIEQVRSNISASDHPELTGEQMNQIRQIYEQHIWPEIADKNW, encoded by the coding sequence ATGAAAAAACGAACACTGGGAAAAACCGGATTTGAGATTTCAGAAGAAAGTTTAGGAACATGGCAGGTTGGCGGAAAATGGGGTAGTGGTTTCGACCATAAAAAAGCAGATACCATTTTAAATGAAGCTGTTGATAAAGGTGTCAATTTTATTGATACGGCCGATGTTTATGAAAATGGGGAAAGTGAAAAGGCCGTTGGTCGCCTGGTGCGTTCGCGCAGTGAGCGCATTTATGTAGCCACAAAATGTGGCAGGCGGTTGAATCCACATATTGATCAGGCCTATCAGCCTGCTGCATTACGAAAATTTGTTGAGGATAGTCTGACAAGCATGGGCCTGGAAACGCTTGACCTCATTCAATTACATTGTCCGCCAAATGAAACTTATTACAGGCCCGAAATATTTGAGTTGTTTGAAACGCTCAAGAAAGAGGGGAAAATACAGAATTTGGGTGTAAGTGCAGGTACAGTGGATCAGGCATTAAAGGCCATTGAATATGATAATGTATCCACAATACAGATTATTTTCAATATGTTGCGTCAGCGACCCTCTGAGCACTTTTTTGCCGAAGCTGCAAAACGAAATGTGGGAATTATAGCTCGCGTGCCTTTGGCCAGCGGCTTATTGACCGGGAAATTCACACCTTCGACTACCTTCGATGAAGGTGACCACCGCGGATTTAGCGAAGAAAATGCACTTGACTATGGCGAGACGTTTGCCGGACTAGGGTTCAGGAAAGGGCTTGAGGTTGTGGAAAAAATCAAACAGGTGCTTCCTGAAAATGCTAATTTGCCGGCTATGGCATTAAAGTGGATACTGATGTTTAAAGAGATCAGTTGCATAATTCCCGGAGCATCGAAAATTGAGCAAGTTCGTTCGAATATATCAGCGTCTGATCATCCTGAATTAACCGGAGAACAAATGAACCAAATACGGCAAATTTACGAACAACATATTTGGCCTGAAATAGCCGACAAAAACTGGTAA